Sequence from the Castanea sativa cultivar Marrone di Chiusa Pesio chromosome 12, ASM4071231v1 genome:
GTGAGAACGCCTATAGATGTAAATTTATATCTAACTAAGAATAAAGGGCAAGACATATATCAAATTGGAGTATTTGAGAATAATAGGCAGTCTTATGTACATAATGAATTACACTAGATCGGACATATCATATACTGTCAGCAAGCTGAGTAAATACACTAGTAATCCAGGGGAAGACCACTGGAAGGCATTAGTTAGGGTTTTGAGGTATTTGAAATACACCCTAAACTATAGGTTGCACTACACTCGGTATCCAGCTGTACTAGAAGGGTATAGTGATGCTAATTGGATATCCGAAACAAAAGATACCAAATCCACGAATGGATATGTCTTTACACTTGGTGGTGCAGCAGTATCTTGGAAGTCTTCTAAACAAACATGCATTGCTAGATCCACAATGGAATAAGAATTTATCGCATTGAACAAAGCAGGAGAAGAAGCAGAGTGGATTCGTCATTTCCTGGAGGATATGCCAATGTGGATGAAACTTATGCCCTTTATTTGTAtacattgtgatagcaaatCAGCTATTGGTAGGGCACAGAGTCATATGTACAATGGTAAGTCTTGACATATACATCGAAGACATAATACCATGAGACAGTTGTTCTCTAATGGAATTATTTCCATTGACTTCATAAAGTCGAAAGAGAATATAGCAGATCCGTTAACCAAAGGTTTGAGTAGAGAGCAAGTAAACTGCTCATCGAGGGGAATGAGGTTAAAACCTATAACCTAAAGTTTCCATGACAGTAACCCCATCTAGTTGACTAGAGATCCCAAGATCTAGGTTTTCAAAGGGACAACAAAATTGTGGAGACTAGTTTTTATCACTATGGAGATAATATCTTTCACCTATTCCTATGATGAAATAGTGATGCCTGTAAGCGATGTTCAGGGTAAGTTTTGCTTTTAATGATTCTTATATCTTGGAATTTCGAGTGGGGTATAGTAGGATACTCTTAATAAGAATCACCTATATGAGTGTGAAGTGGGTCACTTCCATGAGAGTTTCAAGGCTGAATTCTCTAAAGCACTTCATGAATTTACTAGGATATGTTCAGGGCCGAAATGAACACAACTATAAGAATGAAATATGTGTGAAAAGGAGTTGTGTGAATTCTATGTCTTGGTATACACAAACGGCTGAATAGTTCAAGACATCATGTTCACTGGTTAGCTAGTATATCTGATAGTCTTTCACAAAGGAAAGTTCAAAGCCACAAGCTACTTCTCCCGATACAGTAACTTTTTTTCTACTCCCTTTGTGTCTGCATCATCATTTGCATTgtgtttatcaattttttttcatatgggGGATTGTTGGTAAAATAGCActgagtgaataagaaattgatattttctatgttcacttgaagatattattataagtgataaaattcctgagtcccacataggaaaaaaaatagataatatatgagtttatatgctcatgagttggacattggGTTGGACTTTTGGCATATATGGACTGGAcctacttgtccaaataataatattttattattttaattttttaagtcaGTTAGTCTGTGCACAACAGTTATTACTGAAATAGAGTACTTATTTAGTAACGTATAATTTTTCATAGTCCCTCATtcataaaaacaacttaaaaaaaaaaaaaaaactctccacgtgagaatattttgtgcatttcattttgtgtcaaagagagagcaagagacattgagtagttcgCAAAGCATGACCTTGTGTGCTTTGTTTTCGtgctgtagatcattttatcttaAGAGGTAGACATCCGTGAGTCTTAAAGCACCACAGTGATTGTGTGAGGGGCGAAATCTGCTTTAaagagattgtgtcaaacacaagacttgatctaAATTGTTCATCCTTCACACATTTGGTCtgtaagtttttaattatttgcagatttctctttatatatattcagtatttgtgttattgtttattcttaGATCTGTGTATTATTCCTTTTACtttatcacaaaagtaaattgttgaaatatatccaACATTACTTACTACTCACGTCAAACAAATGGGGAAAACGTCAATTTATAGGAACAAATGCAGCTTGCCAAGTTGTAATGaatttaataagtaataaattttagTCAATTAGCAAGAAGCTTAGAAATTACCTTGAATGCGACATTGAGCCCGTTTGGATAAGCGTTTGCACCACACAAACGCACGTTTTTgaattaaaacacaaaatttccaTCGTTTGGCATTGCGATTTTTTAGTGATTGCGTTTTCAAAAATGCCAAATTTGGCATTTTGGAAATGAAATACAATCGAACTTTTTCGAAACCGCAATTCTAAAAACTCATCACAATCCAAATTTGAAGGGTGTCAATACCTAAAATATCCACAAAATTTTGCTTAATGACGAAATTATTGTTTAATGACAACTTGTACCTGCTACTTCTGGTTGTTCTCTATGCAAGTTGCAGAACAACATCACAACAAAGCTCCAATGGTAGCTAAGACACACTGGGTAGAGGCTTCTAGTCCTAGTGTACCCAAATCGCATGTAGCATCATATATTGGAAGTAGAAAGAAGACGCACTGGCAGAGCCTCAATTGCACCATCTGCAAGCTCAATCACCACAAATAGAGAACGCCATTGCTGCAGgctctttctttctccctctcccATTAGCTTTTCAGTACGTTATTTTGTGATTTGGGTTTCAACTTTTCAactctattttgtttttgtggtttAGAATAGATGGTAGGCCTGACTTGGGAaagtaatttattattattgagtgGTGAACAGCTATAGTGGTGAGGATGTGAGGTGACTGTATTGGACGACTGGGGTGTCtgactaaaattattttataagtgTACTTTGGTGATAGAGTTGTGTcctatttttgtaatttacgctcaaataatatttttagacaaataCAGATCAAATGCttaattaacaataaaaaacttctttctcaATATTCTCATAAATTTTGCCAAACGCttaaaaatggttttaaaaattgtgttttaaaaacgCAAATTTTAAAAACGCACTTTTTAAAATAGcttatccaaacaaacccattATATAAACTTGAATGGCAATTGTTGTCACATCTAGATAGAACTTGGGTACAAACATAGAAAGCTAAATATTTGAGAGACATGTTTCTTAAATTCACAACCTAAATCTAATTCCTCACCCGTAGAGGGGGATCTACAAGGCTGAGAATGTGCTAAAAAAGGGCATTTTTCTATCTTATTGgcttggttttcttatttaccTCTTCACTCCCAATATGCAGGCAGATCAAACTCCTTCCACTCAATGGGTTTATGAACTTAGCACACCAGTAGACAGTGTGATGTGATAAATAAAGAAGGCTCTTTGATAGGTGAATGTTAATCATATACTGTGTATTCACCTCTCATCCTCTAATTCTGAAGACAAATCTATTTGGATCCTTaattaacaataaatatttCTGTCTGCCAATCATCTAGATAATCAATCAATTAGATTTGCATCTTCCAGTCCTCTACAACTGAAAGAATGAAACAGATTGTGGAAGCTTAAAATCATCTTGTGGAAGCAAGGGAGATTTTGCCTCACAAGTTCTAACTATGTCATTAACAAGGGATTGCAAATCCTAGATTCTTCTTGTTCCTAATGTTGTTCAAATTCAGAAACTCTTGAGCATATTTTCTTCAGATGCCCATTCGCCACAATCACTTTGAGAAACTTTAAATGGCCATTTAATTTTAAAGCCATTCATCCCAAATCTACTGCTGATTGGACTAGAATGATCATTTATCCTGAatacaaaaagaagaaatatcattttctttattttcttaaatcctCATTGACAATATCTAGCAGGCACGTAATAAACTTGTGTTCCAAGAAGTAGATTCCTCCCCCGTTGTTGCTTGCAAATGTTATCAACAAATCATACATCTCTCACATCTACATCGGTATCTTTCCGAAATTCCTATGAGTAAGTGTCATAATCCGTATCTCCAAGTtggtggaaaataaattttgaaccAGCTATCAGACAATGGGGAGTTTTTCTTGCAGAAGTTTGTAGTTCTATCTCAATCTCATACCATTTTTTAAGCTCCCAATCTTGGTGTACAATATGCTGTTTTTGCCATATCTCATAACCAACACTTACACagattcattattttttcttcaccaaTCACACTCTGTCACATTATCGTTGTggcaaaaaattataaaaaaatttgtagttctaaacttttttgttcaaaaaatcaaacaaaagagAAGGGTTGAAAATCGGAATGGGCCTCGTTTACCTGAAGACAGTAACTGTACTTAGGCTCATTAAATTAAACGTCTTCTCCAATCTCCCTCATTctgtggtttaaaaaaaaaaagagaggagaagatgaagatgataaGGACTCCAATCTCGATTGGTATTTGTGGGAAAATCCCAGACTTATCCTGACAGCAAGTACAAAAGAAAAGTCAACCATGTTAAAAAGCTTTTCtaaatcaatttaagattttattgttttcttcaTTGGATGAATGATTTCATAGGCTTAGAACAGGTTATCTTGAATAAAACGTCCAGGAGTAAATGCAGCTTGCCAAGGTGTAATGAATTTAAGTAATAATTTTAGTCAATTAACAAGAAGCTTTGAAATTGCCTTGTATGAGACTTTACATAAACTTGGATGGCAATTGTTGTCACATCTAGATAGAACTGGGGCACAAATATTTGAGGCATATCTTTCTTAAATTCACAACCTAAATCTAATTCCTCTAGAGAGGAATCTACAAGGCTAAGGATGTGCTATATAAGAGCCTTTGCTATCTTATTGGCTTGGTCAAATCATTGGAATCCTTATTTACAGAGCTTCAACCCCAATATGCAGGCAGATCAAACTCCTTCCACTCAATTTGTTTATGAACTTCTCATTATAATAGTAGACAGTGGGATCCTAATAAATTAAGAAGGTTCTTTGATATGTTAATCATATGCTGTGGAAGCTAGcatgggaattttttttccttcccagaGTCTTCCAGTTTTTAAGGTTATTCAAAATTCATAAACTCTTGAGCATATTTTCTTCAAATGCCCATTTGCCAAAATCAGGTGGATAAACTCTAAgtggcctttttttttattttaaagccATGCCTCCCAAATATACTGCTGATTGGGCTAGAATGATCATTTATCCtgtagaaaaagagaagaaaaatcatttgctttattttattaacaataTCTAGCAGGCTCGTAATAAACTTGTGTTTCAAGAAGTAGATTCCTCCCCCATTGGAGCTTGTCAACAAATCATACATCGCTCACACCTACATGGGTATCTTTACAAAATTCCTATGAGTTACTTTTGGAAACTTGAATCTGGATCtagattttgattttaaatcaatatatttgaaatgtcgtaatttcaaattcatttgTTTTAGATATATCATTTCAAATTCAAGTATTTTAaaggtttgaaatttttttgttaatttatcaAATTCAAATCTATGACTTTTTTAAAGGCCTGATTGGtaggaggatttttgtttttgttttcaaaatagtataaaaacaattttcaaaaaattgaacttgaaactagtttttggataataatttttatattttaagtgtttggctcccacttttaagaacaattttcaaaatactaaaaacaaaaataattgtttgggaaattatatttatttttgagatttaaaaaatatatatttacaaaaagtaacgtgtaaaatatatagattacttttttttttgtagataatgataagggaatagagtttatcatgttttttatttcagttttaatgataagtttcaaatttgaaatgtgagaattctttttatgataaaaataaactcctaaatttaagagataaaagaatTTGGACAAATATATAGGGtctattgttttcaatttatttacaactgTATTTAGAAAGATAGGATACAGTTTTTTGAAAActgtatttagaaaatattaaccaaacaataaattcaaatgtgAGACTTACCATTTTATgaattgcaaaacaaaaaactatatttaaatactcttacTAGACTCTTTGGAAATGTAATAATCCACATCTCAGGTTGTAATTTTTCGGCTCATAAACAATGCAGCTTGGACATCTTTTAATTCTTGAGGTTCTATACCCAGCTCTTCTTTTTCCCGTTGGGTCTTTCAGAGGGAGGCATATTGGTTTCCTAttctttattttggattttataaTAGATTCttaattcataaaaatttaaaaatattactgAGACTTAAGAACGTTGTAACTtaagtgacattttttaatgtttttaatgaAGATTTTCGGTTATCACTTATCAAAAatagcaaataaaaaaagaataaagatatTAActaaaaaaggattttttttggaagagtACTGTTTGCAGTCTCCACTCTTTATGGAAAAAGTATGTCATAAGCTTGTCTTGGAGGGTCCCTTCCGTATTTGGTGGGCCTACACACCTATGTTACTCACATTCCTTTGTTCCAATTACatcttgaattattttttgccttaaaaattgtttgaatttttaattaccAAACACCCATGAAAGTGATTTAATAGATAATGTGTTTTTAACTCCCAAAAAAACTTGTCAATAATTTTATAGTTGAATTGATACTTTATGATATTTCAAAGAGACACCTCTCATGATCTCTTATAAGTCTAAGTAAACCAACACTAATGACAAACAAGTAGAAGACATTAAAACCACTTGGATTAATGTTCGCGGGTAAACCaatgcaatatatatttttaattaattgattagtTTGAGGTGATATTTTATGGTTACTAGTAGGGGTGTTTGCGGTACAGTTGATACGGTTTTGgactatttttagcaccacactttataatattttttggccAAAACCATCACCACATTGCATCCTTAGTTTGCAATCATATTGCGGTGTAGTGTGGTTTGATGTGGTGTACGATGTGtgttttgggcttgtatatttttcaAGATGTTATGTTCAATTACTAGACAATCCAAACACtcgaaaatattttactaaaaatattttactgtaaaattttttacttgtaaaatattttacatttgaaaatattttattttgaaacaaacGGAGTGTTAATAATTGTGACAATATGACTATAAAagtaagtttaaaaaaaaatataacacatGTAACAAAAAAAGTAGATTGACAGTGAACTAAAagtatcacaaaaataaaaaaataatccatGTCAATAAACCatacacaattatatatattaaacaaatataatttgTAATACAAAAATGCCAGGTAACAACCAAAAGGTTTATAACAGTGTACTATAGAATACTGTCACCTATGCAAATGTGACATtacttgatattttttatttttttattcttgtgcTAATTAGAACACTGAGTCACACATTTGCATATGTGGTACAGTTTCATTGGTTGAgataatttctcaaattttaaacagtcttgttaaaaaaaagaaaggaaaaaagaaaaagaaaaagaaaaagagaaaaactcctcaaaaaccaaaacaaaagagaaatattgaAAATTAGAATGGGCCTtgtttctaaaagaaaaaagaaaaaaagaaaaattagaatgGGCCTCATTCGGCTGTAGACAGGAGACTGTACTTAGGCCCATTAAATTAATCGTCTTCTTCAATCTCTCTCATTCTGtgatttgaaaaaacaaaaagcaaaagaaaagcaaagcaaagcaaagaaaaaaaaaaaaaaaaactaggaggagaagaagatgaTAAGGACTCGATTGGTGTGGTTGGGTCTAGGATTTTCAGTTACAGGAGCCGCAATTTCCCAGTTCATCTGGAGAGACTTATGGGTTGATCGCTATGCTCTCCTCTCTGATGTAAGTAGTACTAGTAACCCGCTAACCATCACACACTCTTATCAATTATATTCAACTCTaagtgggtgtttttttttttttgggtaggtgAAAAAACTTGATGCTCTGCAAGAAAGAGTGTCGGAGCTTGAGTCACTCTCTTATCCCAAATCAAATCCGGGTCAGGTAATTTTCTCTActttttattacttttgaacttatatatcaattttcccGTATCTGGGTTGTCATtagaatttgattttatttaagtTAAATATAAAAAGGATGGAACTTTCATCCAACTAGTTTGTAAGAAAGTTCAAATGAGCATAAATAGTCATGCAAACTTATTTAAATGACTTTAGTACCTGTTTAGTACAACTTATTTTTACAGCTTTTTGAAAATGGggttgtttgaaaaaaaaaaaaaaaattgtatttaaaagAGTGAATGTAGCTTGAACAAGTGCGGTTTGATAACGTGTTAGTACCAAACGAGCACTTAATGCTTCGTCTCACTAGAATTTGATGTGGACGATTTTATGAATCACAACATAAAGCCCTGAtcaattacatttttattattgagCTCTTTGTTTTACAATGTACCCATTAAATGGTATATATAGTAGGCTAATCCTAGACTAACTGTAAGGTTGCAGTAGTATAGTTAGGATTACAATGAATCTGGGTCCCAAAGTTGTATCTCTAACAATGTTTGTACAAATTTAATTTGGTATTGAGAGTATGGTTTTAGTTAGGGTAGAATGGAGGAACTTAATAAATGTCATTAACCCCAATTAGTTGAAGAAGGATCCCTACACCAACCCTAAAGGCTTAGTTGATTTGAGGTTTTGTGGTTTCATTTTCATTGTCAATTATTGCATTTGCTTCAATAGAGTGGTTTCTCAATAACCATACTGTTTAGTGTGCTTGTTGCAGTTCTAATTCTATGGAGTAAATGCCTATGAATGTGCACAGTTAAGGATATGAATTGTTGCTTCAATATGAAAAGAAACGAAAGAAGTTGGCCAGCATACTTCATATGAAAAAATTTGGCTAAGATGAAATGGTGACGTAGTCGCAAACGTTGGATTATTTGATTGCGTCCTTTAAAGTTCATAGGAGCATACTATCACCTTGTTAAGATCATGAAATTGTGCTATGGATGATTGTTTTTCTGTAATTAGAcagaattatttatattttattgcaTTGTGCTTCAGTTAGTGAAGCCTCAACCCTTAGGATATCACCATTGGTACCTGCTTTGAGATTTTTTAGTAACATCATCATGTCATTATCATACTCGAACCCAATTAGCTTTAATATCAAGACTGTAACTCAATACTTCTAAGTTGCAATAATGACACATATAATCAGCTCcaagaattttataatttatcatAATATCAGTAAACTCTGTCTACGTTTCTGTTTAATGTTGAATATTTGTTCATAGCTGGTCCAAAACCTAGAAAAGGGAGTAAGGTTCTGGTAGGTTGATGGACAACATAGAATTTAGTCTTTTTTATGGCCAAGAGCTCTAGTTGACTGGCACTTCCTCCCCTTGCAAGTGCTAGGTGGAGGGTAAGGTCATGGATTTAATACCCATTGGGTGCTTGTGTAACTTACctgtcaaaaaaattttagtcaCCTTATTGTGAATAGATCCACTAGAATTTCAATTATGGGGGTAATAAAGAGTGtgaatttttgtagttttcttattgggactaaggcttggttgtcATTTTTGAGTTATTATAATGCGAGTAGGTTTATAATCACAGTTgaaataatttgaatattttaatatcCACTTCAAAGTGCCTTATCTTTGAAAGGCAATGTAAATGCAAGTGTGTATGTTGTCTAGGttgtcaaaaataattaaattgtgaGTTTTCATGTTGGGTTTAATTTTACTTGTTAAATCACTTTCATGTTTCTGTGTAATTGATTCTTTGACCTGATGCTTAACATTTGATCCTAGGAttctaaaatttatcaaattcaTGTTCTCTAATTTCTTGTATTCTACGTATTGATAATATacacggtttttttttttataaataacagAATTGTATTAATCAAAAGTCTAGGTACACCGGGGGTGTACATGGAAAACAGTAcatcaaatacataaattaGAAAGATCAagcatttctaaaaaattagaacaagCGAAAAGATTAAAGGAAGAACTCCACTCTAGCAAGgtgtgaagaagaagagatttaaattctgaaatagACTGTTCCTTCCCTTCGAAACATCTTGAGTTTTGTTCTCGACAAATACACCATAGGACACAATGTGGGACAGCCCTCCATAAATCAATGCTCCGTTGCCCACCAAAGGAACCTTGCCAACTCGAAAATAAATCAGAGACACCGTGCGGCATAACCCATTGAAGACCAAATAGAGCCCACACCATAGACCATAATTCATAAGCaataggacaatgaagaagaagatgattcaCCGATTCCCCACACTTtttacacatatagcaccaattTACAATTGCGACACCCTTATACCATAAATTTTCAGTAGTCAAAATCTTACCTAATGAGGCAGTCCACGAGAAGAAAGCAACCCTGGGAGGGACCTTTGAACGCCACACAGGTTTCCAAGGGAAAGAAATGTCAAGAGTAGAGGAAAGGGAGAGATAGTACTCACTCACTTTAACATTCTTATTCCCGGTTGGTTTCCAACATAGTTTGTCTTGACCTTCACCATTAAGGGGCATTGAATTGTTAAGATCTAGAAAAgtgtaaaaatgttatgtttcCCGATCTTGGGGAGCTCTAGAAAAAAGAAGATCCCAGTGAAGTCTCTGGTTAGGAAAGTGCATAACATCTGTAATAGGAGACTCCTTATTACAACTAATATTATAGAGTTCCGGAAAAGCCTCCTGGAGAGTACAGCTCCCACACCACACATGATGCCAAAATTTAATTCTGTCACCAACACCAACCTCGAACTGAATGGATTTTGAAAGGCTGGCCAGCCTTTTCTTACGGTTCTCCAAAGACTAACACCATAAGGATTAGAGACATCTTTTGTACACCAACCTCCCCAATGATTCCCATATTTAGTCTCAATAATCCGCCTCCAGAGATGGGTTTTCTCTCTTCCATatctccacaaccatttccccaacAAAGCTTGATTGAAGGTTCTCAAATTTATTAATACCCAAACAGCCAGACTGCAAGGGAGAACAAACCTGGGCCCATTTTACTAGATGGAATTTAGGGGACTCATCTATCCCACCCCATACAAAATTCCTTTGAAGCCTCTCAATATGAATAGCAATATCCATAGGAATAGGGAAGAGA
This genomic interval carries:
- the LOC142618555 gene encoding uncharacterized protein LOC142618555, whose product is MIRTRLVWLGLGFSVTGAAISQFIWRDLWVDRYALLSDVKKLDALQERVSELESLSYPKSNPGQAEG